One genomic region from Cucumis melo cultivar AY chromosome 9, USDA_Cmelo_AY_1.0, whole genome shotgun sequence encodes:
- the LOC103503127 gene encoding pentatricopeptide repeat-containing protein At5g13770, chloroplastic yields MAVSPSPDCSFPPSNSFRKSHFIPTSNFPLLFSLPTSNLPSLHLNSSGFPSPILEQPSIALPDIHSNSNLHDFQLPPLSNVEDLNDFLCGLSQNPGTEDLIYDYYVKAKERAGFRPEKSTLRHLIRYLVRLKKWDLIFLVSRDFVDFGVCPDRDTCSKLVSSCVRGRKFKVVKALLEVFERDSDVAMTAFEAAMRGYNKLHMYKSTIMVFQRLKSARIEADSGCYFRVMEAYLKLGDSERVMELFNEVESRISNLTPFSTKIYGILCESLAKSGRVFESLEFFRDMRKKGIAEDYTIYSALICTFASIREVKLAEDLYNEAKAKKLLRDPAMFLKLILMYIQQGSLEKALEIVEVMKDFKIGVSDCIFCAIVNGYATRRGYDAAVKVYEKLIGDGCEPGQVTYASAINAYCRVGLYSKAEDIFGEMEEKGFDKCVVAYSSLISMYGKTGRLKDAMRLLAKMKEKGCQPNVWIYNILMEMHGKAKNLKQVEKLWKEMKRKKIAPDKVSYTSIINAYVKASEFEKCEQYYREFRMNGGTIDKAIGGIMVGVFSKTSRVDELVKLLRDMKLEGTRLDERLYRSALNALMDAGLQVQAKWLQDHYAGKSGFV; encoded by the coding sequence ATGGCCGTCTCTCCCTCCCCCGACTGCTCATTCCCTCCATCAAACTCTTTCAGAAAATCCCATTTCATCCCCACCTCTAATTTCCCTCTCCTTTTCTCTCTTCCCACTTCAAACCTTCCATCCCTCCATCTGAATTCCTCCGGCTTCCCTTCCCCAATCTTAGAACAACCCTCCATCGCCTTACCCGACATCCATTCAAACTCCAATCTTCACGATTTTCAACTTCCCCCGCTCTCCAACGTTGAAGATTTGAACGATTTCTTATGTGGGTTGTCGCAAAACCCCGGAACCGAGGATTTGATCTATGACTATTATGTGAAAGCCAAGGAGAGGGCTGGGTTTCGACCTGAGAAATCGACATTGCGGCATCTGATCAGGTACTTAGTTCGACTGAAGAAATgggatttgatttttttagttTCTAGGGACTTTGTGGATTTTGGTGTTTGCCCTGATAGAGATACTTGTTCTAAATTGGTTAGTAGTTGTGTTAGAGGTAGAAAATTTAAAGTTGTCAAGGCTTTGCTTGAGGTTTTTGAAAGGGATAGTGATGTTGCTATGACCGCTTTTGAAGCTGCCATGAGAGGCTACAATAAGCTTCACATGTACAAAAGCACTATCATGGTTTTCCAGCGGTTGAAATCTGCAAGAATTGAAGCAGATTCTGGATGTTATTTTAGGGTCATGGAAGCCTATCTTAAACTCGGGGATTCTGAGAGAGTTATGGAACTGTTTAATGAAGTGGAGAGTAGGATTTCGAATTTAACGCCCTTTTCGACCAAGATTTACGGGATACTTTGCGAGTCCTTAGCGAAGTCGGGGCGGGTTTTCGAGTCGCTTGAATTCTTTAGAGATATGAGGAAGAAAGGGATCGCAGAAGACTACACTATTTACTCTGCTTTGATATGTACTTTTGCTAGCATCCGGGAAGTTAAATTAGCTGAAGATCTTTACAATGAAGCAAAAGCCAAGAAGTTGTTGAGAGATCCTGCGATGTTTCTAAAGCTCATATTGATGTACATTCAACAAGGATCATTAGAGAAGGCACTTGAGATTGTTGAAGTAATGAAAGACTTTAAAATTGGAGTCTCTGACTGTATTTTCTGTGCAATTGTCAATGGTTACGCCACGAGAAGGGGCTATGACGCTGCAGTTAAAGTTTATGAGAAGTTGATCGGAGACGGATGTGAGCCAGGACAAGTGACGTACGCCTCAGCAATCAACGCCTACTGCCGTGTCGGACTCTACTCGAAAGCAGAGGACATTTTTGGAGAAATGGAGGAGAAGGGATTTGATAAATGTGTAGTAGCTTACTCTAGCTTGATATCAATGTATGGAAAAACAGGGAGATTAAAGGATGCAATGAGGCTATTAGCaaagatgaaagaaaaaggGTGTCAGCCAAATGTTTGGATATACAACATATTGATGGAGATGCATGGGAAGGCCAAGAATTTGAAGCAAGTTGAGAAGTTATGGAAGGAAATGAAGCGCAAAAAGATAGCACCTGATAAGGTTAGCTATACAAGTATCATAAATGCTTATGTCAAGGCATCAGAATTCGAGAAGTGCGAGCAATATTACCGGGAGTTTCGGATGAATGGGGGCACCATCGATAAGGCAATTGGGGGGATCATGGTTGGGGTGTTCTCAAAGACGAGTCGGGTTGATGAGCTGGTGAAGCTTCTGAGGGACATGAAGTTAGAAGGAACAAGGTTGGATGAGAGGCTTTATAGGTCGGCATTGAATGCTTTGATGGATGCTGGGTTGCAAGTGCAAGCAAAATGGTTGCAAGATCATTATGCTGGAAAATCAGGCTTTGTTTGA
- the LOC103483028 gene encoding defensin J1-2-like: protein MAPMVAEARVCESPSHNFKGLCFSDTNCGNICKTEGFSGGLCRGFRRRCFCTKHCV from the coding sequence ATGGCGCCAATGGTGGCGGAGGCGAGGGTATGCGAATCTCCGAGCCACAATTTCAAGGGTCTATGCTTTAGTGACACAAATTGTGGGAATATCTGCAAGACGGAGGGGTTTAGCGGTGGCCTTTGCAGGGGATTCCGCCGTCGCTGCTTTTGCACAAAGCACTGTGTTTGA
- the LOC103504062 gene encoding protein SLOW GREEN 1, chloroplastic, which translates to MSSTFASMSSPSSSSLSSIFNFNPSNSKMVSFSNNLRFAAPLSRHSISVHPFRVRASSVPVPRTHHPVVQCLRNYAKAAILIGAAATMVGKFSNLPARAETPAAVAEEASRMEETTPDKRIVEDSDQDGRQSSPLNDFLESNSEAVEALKSLLQQKLENGEDEEALKILKQLVSALPSVTEWKFLMARLLAEMGKTENAREVFEEILAVDPLSYEALFENALLMDRCGEGEAVLRRLEEALRIAEKERKAKEARDVKLIMAQIQFLQKNVEEALKSYKELVKEDPSDFRPYFCQGMIYSLLDKNTEAKQQFAKYRELSPKKFEVDGYLRTPLSRMKIFGSDEN; encoded by the coding sequence ATGAGCTCCACATTTGCTTCCATGTCTTCACCTTCTTCTTCGTCTCTTTCATCCATCTTCAATTTCAATCCATCCAATTCTAAAATGGTCTCATTCTCGAACAATCTTCGTTTTGCTGCTCCCCTTTCTCGCCATTCCATTTCTGTGCATCCGTTTAGGGTTAGGGCTTCCTCTGTTCCCGTTCCCAGGACCCACCACCCTGTTGTTCAATGTCTACGCAACTACGCCAAAGCTGCGATTCTCATCGGTGCTGCAGCGACCATGGTTGGGAAATTCTCGAATTTGCCTGCCAGAGCTGAGACGCCTGCGGCGGTGGCTGAGGAAGCTTCAAGAATGGAGGAAACCACCCCAGATAAGCGGATTGTTGAGGATTCAGACCAGGACGGGAGGCAATCCTCGCCGTTAAATGACTTTCTCGAATCGAACTCTGAGGCTGTCGAGGCCCTCAAATCTCTCCTACAGCAAAAGCTTGAAAATGGTGAGGATGAAGAAGCGCTGAAAATTTTGAAGCAATTGGTATCTGCTCTCCCGTCGGTGACCGAGTGGAAATTTCTGATGGCTAGGCTGCTTGCGGAAATGGGCAAAACGGAAAATGCAAGAGAAGTTTTTGAAGAGATTTTGGCTGTCGATCCATTGTCTTACGAAGCATTGTTTGAAAACGCATTGTTAATGGATCGTTGTGGGGAAGGGGAAGCTGTGCTTCGGCGATTGGAAGAGGCTTTGAGAATTGCTGAGAAGGAACGCAAAGCTAAGGAGGCCAGAGATGTGAAGTTGATAATGGCTCAAATACAATTTTTGCAGAAGAATGTAGAGGAAGCTTTGAAAAGTTACAAAGAATTGGTGAAGGAAGATCCAAGTGACTTTAGGCCTTACTTCTGTCAAGGAATGATCTACAGCTTGCTTGATAAGAATACGGAGGCCAAACAGCAATTTGCCAAATACAGGGAGCTCTCACCAAAGAAATTTGAGGTTGATGGGTATCTAAGAACTCCATTGTCAAGGATGAAAATCTTTGGATCAGATGAAAACTAA
- the LOC103504070 gene encoding defensin J1-2-like, producing the protein MKFLSAAIFLLLLLLGTGMGPMVTEARTCESPSHRFKGLCFSKNNCGHVCKTEGFHGGHCRGFRRRCFCTKHCV; encoded by the exons atgaaGTTCCTTTCTGCTGCAATTTTCTTGCTCCTCCTGCTTCTTGGCACAG GGATGGGGCCGATGGTAACAGAGGCAAGAACATGCGAATCTCCAAGCCATCGCTTCAAGGGGCTGTGCTTCAGTAAGAACAACTGTGGCCATGTTTGCAAAACGGAGGGCTTCCACGGCGGCCATTGCCGGGGATTCCGTCGCCGCTGCTTCTGCACAAAGCATTGTGTTTGA